In Komagataeibacter sucrofermentans DSM 15973, the genomic window AAATGGCCAGCGTGCGGTTGCCGGGCTGGGCGATGATGTCTTCCATGACGCGATGCAGCGCGCCACGGTTGAGCAGGCCGGTCAGGCTGTCATAGCGGGCAAGCTGGGTCATGTGGGTCTTGGTGGCGTGCTGCTCCAGCGCCAGCGCACAGAAGGGCAGGCACGCGCCCACCAGGCGCTGCGGCCATGCGCCAAGCTGATTGGGCTCGCGCAGGTACAGCGCGAAAATGCCCGTCACGCGCCCGTCACCTGCCATGACGGGTGCTGCATAGCACGACTGCAGCCCCAGCGAGCGGCACATGGACTGATAATTATCCCACACCAGGCGGCCGGTATAGGAGGCATTGGCCTTGAGCTTTTCCACATCCGAAGGCGACGGCACGGTGGTTTCAAGCGCATTGCGGATGCGCGGCGGCAGGGCGGAGGTGCAGATCACCCGCCAGGGCTGCGCATCATCAAGCACCAGCAGGGCCGCGACCGAATTGGGCACGAAGGCTTCAACCTTGCGGCAGATCAGCTCGCCAATATCCTGAATCAGCATGTCACTGGCCGGCGCCTGCAGCACGTCGTTCTGCAGGATCAGGATCTTGCGGCGCTGGCTCTCTTCCGTGACGTTCTTCATCACGCCCATGTAGTACGTGAGCCGCTTGTCCCCCGTGCCGATCTGCACCTTGGAGAGCGAAAGCTCGCCACAGATGTATTCCCCATCCGCGCGGGTGAATTCCACCTCGCGCGATGTGCCGACAATGCGGTTATGCCCGGTCTCGCGATTGCGGTCGATGTAGCGGTCGTGCTCATGGCGCAGGCGGGTGGGCACCAGGCAGTCGACATTGCGGCCGATCACGTCAGCCCGGGGAATGCCCCACAGCGATTCCGCCGCCTGATTATAGAAGATGATCTCGTTTTCCTGCCCGATGATGACGGTTGCATCAATGGCCTGCTCAAGGGCGGGAAGAAGGATTTCTGTGGTGAGGGCAGTGATGTCGGGCATCGTCGTGCTGTCTTTCTTCGCTATCATTCGGGATGGGCCACGATCGCCCGCAGGCGGTCAGGATCGAGAATATGGATGGCGCGGCGTTCCCGGGAGATAAGCTGCTCCCGATGGAAGGCGCTGAGCAGGCGGCTGACGGTCTCGGTTGTCAGGCCAAGGAAATCAGCCATGTCGGCGCGTGAGATGGCCGGATCAACGGGCCAGAGTTCACCTGACCCCATACGTGTGCCCTGACCGAGCAGGAAGGTTGCGAGGCGCTCGCGCGCGGTCTGGCGGCCAAGCATGAGCAGCCGGTTATGCAGGCTGACCAGCAGTTGGCGGGCAGAATTCAGCGAAGCCGCGCAGGCACCGGGCGAGGTTTCATGCAGGTGGCTCAGATAGGGCGCGGGCACGCACACCACCTGTAGCGTGCGCATGGCTTCGGCGCTGTAGTGGTAGCGGGTGCAGGGATAGGCGGGAAGCACGTCGCCTTTATGGGCAAAACCGATAATCTGCCGCCGCCCGTCAGGCAGTGATTTGAAAAGACGCGCCCCTCCGGCCACCACATGGAAATGCATGCTGGCGGGCATATCTTCCGTCATGAATTCCCGACGTTCGGAAAATGTCCGTTTCATTCCATCAGAAGACAGAGAGGGCCGCACAAGAGACATGTTAATTTTTTTCTGTTTTCAGCACGATTACGAATGCTCTCATTAATGACATATTTCCGCCATAAGTTAATTTGTAAAATATATGCAGAATATCCGATACGGTTTTTATGCATCTGCCTGATAGTTTATACTTTCAGTTAATGGTTAACGGATTGCCAGACCGTATAATGTAAGTGTCCATAGCGGATCGGGACTTCACTTACCTCATCACGATACCCCATGGCGTATGACGCAGCGCCGCCCGCCGGGATCGGTAACGGACACGCATTTCCACGCTTGCGGCACGCGATCCATATGGCGCACGACATGCCGTGAGCATGGATGTGTTATCGTTGATTCCGATCATTGCGGCCGGACCGGTACCGTCTGTCAGGCAGATGAGGTTCCTGTTCCCATGGCGCCCTTGCAGGAACCGGGGTTGCCTTCGCCTTCTCCTGTCAGGGCCGGACGGGAAATAACCCGTTATCCGGCACCTGGTGGGTTGCCTCGCCTGTATGCCACGGGGGGAACCCCATGGCGTTCTGTTGCCCCCTTCGTGGCCTGTCGGGCCGGGAGGCTGACCGTGCGCACCCGCGTGGTCAGCGTGCAGCGGCCTGGATACGCCTGTCAGCGCGTGGTCATGCCTTGCAGGCGGGAAGAAGACAGTCGTGCCATCATATCGGACCACGTGGTCCATGACTGACAGGCAGGCAGTTCATTCCCCTCTCCCATGGCGCAACCATGAGCCTTCAATCTCATGGAGATGATTTAAGATTTTATGAAAGTTTTCGGGAATTTCAAAAATATAAAATATATCGCATATAATATGCATCTTATTGAAAAGACCGAGAATTTTTCTAAAAATCGCGAAAAACCGCCATAATTTCTAAGTCGTATCGCAGCGGTCTTTTTTTGAACAACAGGACGTGAACAGTCCTCTATCCACCCCGCGCCTCACGTCCGGCCAGACGCGCCGGTGGGCAGGCCCGTGAGAATCATGGCCGTGGTGGGGCGGGTGGCCGCGACATAAAGCAGTTGCTGTGCCTCAAGCACATTGGTGGCGGCGCGGCGGCTGATATCGCCCACATCCACGAACACACGGCCAAACGTACTGCCCTGCGCGGTATGCACGGTCATGGCGTAAACCGCCTGAAGCCGCCCGATGCTGCGGCGGAACACAAAGCGGTGCTGCCAGCGCGCGCGCTCAAGGGCGGCCTCGCGCTTCAGGCGCTGCTCGATCTCCCCCATGTTCGCGCCGGGGCGCAGGATGGCCACCGGCGTTTCATCGCCCGCCAGGGTACGCAGCACCACATCATACACCGGCAGGTCGGTGGTCCATCCGGGCACCTTTGAGGTGGCGGGAAAGGCATGGCGCAGCACGCCGGGGCGGATATCAGCTATTTCCGCCTCCTCATTAGTGGCCACCATCACGCGGCGGCCTTCCACATCCATGACCGGAACGCGGGCAATCACGCGCTCGCCCACCACAAAGGGCATGGGCGTCTCGCCCCCGTGCACCCACCGGCGCACGGTGCGGTTCACGGCCTCGACCCGCGCATTGGTCCAGCACAGGTAGCGGAACGCATCACTATCGGCCCGGAAGGCATCAGAGGTGAAAGCACGCTGCATCCAGGCATCTGGCGCGCGCGGCACGAACAGGCCCGCGCCCTCATGGTGGCTGGCGCGGCACCATGACCAGTCCAGCGGGCCGCCCTGGCTTTCGCGGATGGCGGTGGCGGCGGCCACCAGCGGGTTGTCGGCCGCCTGCCGCACCACGGTTTCGAGATGCGAGGCCGAACGTATGGCGAAGGACGGGCTGATCGCCTCGCCCACTGGCGGCAGCTGCGCCGGGTCGCCCACAAACAGCACGAAGCGGTCGGGCACAAGGTCGCGCACCCAGCGCATGAGTTCGGAACCAACCATGGAACATTCATCAATGATGATGACATCCGCCGTAATCGGCTCGGGCCGGTCGGCGCGTTGCAGCACCTCACGGCCATCCTGCGCGCCGGGCTGGAGCGAGAGCACGTTATGAATGGTGCGGCACGGTGCAAGCTTGCCCACCCGCGCCTTGAGCACGGCGGTGGCCTTGTGGGTGGCGGCGGTAAACACCACATCCGCCCCCTGTTTGTGCAGCGCGCGGGCCACCTGCTGCATGAGGGTGGTTTTGCCCGTGCCTGCGTAACCGGTCAGCAGATGCGTGGCCGAGACCCCGCGCGCGGCCAGGATTTCAGCCAGCGCACGCTCCTGGCACGCGGTCAGGACCGTGCGGGACATGGAATGCTGGATCCTTGGATGGAGCGGGACGGGCGCATCGGGGGGTGAAGCGTTCCTTCTGGGCAGGGCATGGCTGGGGCAGTATTAGGCCGCCCCCTTCAAACGGGCCAGCACAAATGCATGGCTCATGAATGAAATACCCCGCCACCTCCATGAAGATCGGACATGGCTTGACGCGCCGCGCGCGCCCTCGTTACGCTGAACCGCGCCTGAAGCAAGGCGTTACAGGCCGCATGATGCCCTGCGCGCCCTTCCCCATCACAGTGCGTTGCAACCGGCGCTGGCCATGTGTGGCGGCAGGTCACGTTCACCGCGCTTTCATGCCCCTGCCCTTACAGTGCAATCGGGACATGCGCGCGATGGGTGAGGAAACCGGGCAGACCACGGCACCCCTGTTACCCTGCTGGCACCCTTTCATGAACGCGACGCCTGCCCATCATCCCGCCCGCTCCCGGCCCCGACGCCCGCATGCATGACAGCGCCACGACCGGCACGACGGGAGCCGTCATCGCCCTTCAGCAAAGGTTGTAAGTTCCCTT contains:
- a CDS encoding ATP-dependent RecD-like DNA helicase, producing the protein MSRTVLTACQERALAEILAARGVSATHLLTGYAGTGKTTLMQQVARALHKQGADVVFTAATHKATAVLKARVGKLAPCRTIHNVLSLQPGAQDGREVLQRADRPEPITADVIIIDECSMVGSELMRWVRDLVPDRFVLFVGDPAQLPPVGEAISPSFAIRSASHLETVVRQAADNPLVAAATAIRESQGGPLDWSWCRASHHEGAGLFVPRAPDAWMQRAFTSDAFRADSDAFRYLCWTNARVEAVNRTVRRWVHGGETPMPFVVGERVIARVPVMDVEGRRVMVATNEEAEIADIRPGVLRHAFPATSKVPGWTTDLPVYDVVLRTLAGDETPVAILRPGANMGEIEQRLKREAALERARWQHRFVFRRSIGRLQAVYAMTVHTAQGSTFGRVFVDVGDISRRAATNVLEAQQLLYVAATRPTTAMILTGLPTGASGRT
- a CDS encoding Crp/Fnr family transcriptional regulator, with the protein product MTEDMPASMHFHVVAGGARLFKSLPDGRRQIIGFAHKGDVLPAYPCTRYHYSAEAMRTLQVVCVPAPYLSHLHETSPGACAASLNSARQLLVSLHNRLLMLGRQTARERLATFLLGQGTRMGSGELWPVDPAISRADMADFLGLTTETVSRLLSAFHREQLISRERRAIHILDPDRLRAIVAHPE